The DNA segment CCCCGACCCCATGCAGGGGCACGTCACCGATCAGGGCGCGCGGCTCGCGCGCGAAGCGCCCACGGCCCACACGGGCGTCGTACGGCTCGGCGCGCGCGTCGTGCCGGGGTGGTTCGCGCAGGGCCACGAGCTGCCCGAACTGCGGGGAGGATGCTTCTCGACATCCTGCACCGGGGCGACTCGGGCCGAGACGGCCTGCCGCGCGAGCAGGCGAGCTCGGCGCTCGACCGGTACGGGCTCGCGGGCGCCGCCCAGCAGGTGTTCGACACCCTCTCAGGCGGTCAGCAGGCGAGGTTCCAGATCCTCCTCCTCGAACTGTCCGGCGCGACGGCGCTCCTCCTCGACGAGCCGACCGACAACCTCGACCTCGTCTCGGCCGAAGCGCTCGAAGACGCGCTCTCGCGCTTCGACGGCACGGTCTTCGCCGTCACGCACGACCGGTGGTTCGCGCGGGGGTTCGACCGGTTCCTCGTGTTCCGCTCCGACGGCGAGGTCGTCGAGACGGATGCCCCGGTGTGGGACGAATCGCGCGTCGTGCGCGCCAGATAGCGGGGCGGATGCCTCGTGCCGCGCGTCTCCGGACGAGCGCGCGGCCGAGGCATCCGCTCGCCGTCGACCCGGCCGGGTAGGCTGGCATCGTGAGTATGGAGATCGAGATCGGCCGCTCCAAGCGGGGCCGTCGCGTTTACGCGTTCGACGACATCGCCATCGTTCCGAGCAGGCGCACGCGCGACCCCGAGGACGTGTCGGTGAGCTGGTCGATCGACGCGTACCAGTTCGACATCCCGTTCCTCGCCGCCCCCATGGACTCCGTCGTCTCGCCGCAGACGGCGATCATGATCGGCCAGCTCGGCGGCCTCGGCGTGCTCGACCTCGAAGGCCTCTGGACGCGGTACGAAGACCCCGAGCCCGTCCTCGCCGAGATCCGCGAGCTCTGGCCCGAGAACGCGACCGCGCGCATGCAAGAGCTCTACAGCGAGCCCATCAAGCCCGAGCTCGTCACGCAGCGCCTCGCCGAGATCCGCGCCGCGGGCGTCACCGTGGCCGGCGCCCTCTCGCCGCAGCGCACGCAAGAGCTCTACGAGACCGTCGTCGCCGCGGGCGTCGACCTCTTCGTCATCCGCGGCACGACCGTGTCGGCCGAGCACGTCTCGAAGCAGCACGAGCCGCTCAACCTCAAGAAGTTCATCTACGAACTCGACGTGCCCGTCATCGTCGGCGGGGCCGCGACCTACACGGCCGCCCTCCACCTCATGCGCACGGGCGCGGCCGGCGTCCTCGTCGGCTTCGGCGGCGGCGCCGCCTCGACGACGCGCGCCGCTCTCGGCATCCACGCGCCCATGGCCACGGCAGTTGCCGATGTCGCCGGCGCACGCCGCGACTACCTCGACGAGTCGGGCGGCCGCTACGTGCACGTCATCGCAGACGGCGGGCTCGGGGCATCCGGAGACATCGTCAAGGCGATCGCCTGCGGTGCCGACGCCGTCATGCTCGGCGCCGCGCTCGCGCGCGCGACCGACGCGCCCGGCGGCGGCTGGCACTGGGGCGCCGAAGCGCACCACCCCAAGCTGCCGCGCGGCCAACGCGTGCAGGTCGGGCAGGTCGCGCCCCTCGAAGAGATCCTCTACGGGCCGGCGCCCGGCGCCGACGGCACCGCGAACCTCGTGGGCGCGCTCCGCAAGTCGATGGCGACGACGGGGTACTCCGACCTCAAGGAGTTCCAGCGCGTCGAGGTCGTCGTCGCGCCGTACCAAGGGGTGTAGGCGAGGCATCCGCCGCGCCGCGAACGCCGACTCGACCGTCGTATTCCGGGCACAACCCGCGCTGCCTCCGGTAGCGTTGGAGGAGGCGCCGCAGCCCGTGCGACGTCGGGGGACGGGGGCGAGATGGCCACGCAGAACACCGCACCGAAGCGCACGCCGAAGGCGGCGGCGAATGCCGAACCGAATGCCGCCGCGAAGGCCCGGCAGAAGTCGGTCGCGCGTTCCACGAAGCTCGGGCCCGAAGAGCGGGCGGCGGCGATTTCGAGGCTCAAAGAGAAAGAGCTCGACATCCTCGTCGTCGGAGCCGGCATCGTCGGCGCCGGCGCGGCCCTCGACGCCGTGACCCGCGGACTCTCGACGGGGCTGCTCGAAGCGCGCGACTTCGCGTCGGGCACGTCGAGCCGGTCGTCGAAGCTCATCCACGGCGGCATCCGCTATCTCGAACAGCTCGACTTCCACCTCGTGCGCGAGGCCCTCATCGAACGCGGCCTCCTGCTGCAGCGCATCGCGCCGCACCTCGTGAAGCCCGTGCGGTTCCTCTACCCGCTGAAGAAGCGCGTGACCGAGCGGTTCTACGTCGGCGCGGGCATGATGCTCTACGACATCTTCAGCTACACGGGTCCGCTGCGTCCGGGCGTGCCGCACCACCGGCATCTCTCGAAGCGGCAGGTGCTGCGGGCGTCGCCGTCGATCTCGTCGAACTTCCTCGTCGGCGGCCTCACCTACTACGACGCGCAGATGGACGACGCGCGCTACGTCTCGACCCTCGCACGCACGGCGTCGTCGTACGGCGCGCACGTCGCGAGCCGCGTCAACGTCGAGGGATTCATCAAGGTCGGCGAGCGGGTCGTGGGCGTGCGCGCGCACGACCTCGAGACGGGCGAGCGGTTCGAGGTGAGGGCCAAGCAGGTCGTCAACGCGACCGGTGTGTGGACCGACGACACGCAGCGCATGGTCGGCGAACGCGGCACCTTCAAGGTGCGCGCGTCGAAGGGCGTGCACCTCGTGGTGCCGCGCGACCGCTTCCAGTCGAACTCGGGCTTCTCCTCCGCACCGAGAAGAGCGTGCTGTTCGTCATCCCGTGGGGCCGCCACTGGCTCATCGGCACGACCGACACCGACTGGAACCTCGACAAGGCGCACCCCGCCGCGACGGCCGCCGACATCGACTACATCCTCGAGCACGTCAACCAGGTGCTCGCCGTGCCGCTCACGCGCGAAGACGTCGAGGGCGTGTACGCGGGCCTCCGCCCGCTCCTCGCGGGCGAGAGCGACCAGACGTCGAAGCTCTCTCGTGAGCACCTCGTCGCCCACACGGTGCCGGGGCTCGTCGTCGTCGCGGGCGGCAAGTTCACGACCTATCGGGTGATGGCGAAAGACGCGATCGACGCCGCCGCCGACGCGCTCGACGGTCGCGTGCCGGCGTCGGTGACCGAGAACATCCCGCTCCTCGGCGCCGAGGGCTACCTCGCCGCGTGGAACAAGCGGGCGAAGATCGCGCGCGCGTTCGACGTGCACAAGGTGCGCATCGAACACCTGCTCAACCGGTTCGGCACGCTCACCGACGACCTCCTCGACCTCATCCGCAACGATCCGTCGCTCGGCGAACCGCTGCCCGGCGCCGACGACTACCTCGGCGCCGAGGTCGTGTACGCGGCCTCGCACGAGGGGGCACTGCACCTCGACGACGTGCTCGCCCGGCGCACGCGCATCTCGATCGAGGCGTGGGACAGAGGCGTCTCGGCGGCGCCCGTCGCCGCGAAGCTCATGGGCCGCGTGCTCGGGTGGGACGCCTCGCGCGAGCAGCTCGAGGTCGAACGCTACCTCCAGCGCGTCGAGGCGGAGCGCGCGTCGCAGCTGCAACCCGACGACGAGTCGGCCGACCGCGTTCGCCTCGAGGCACCCGACATCGTGAAGGTCGACTGAGGGGCATCCGGCACTCAGGAACGGCCGGATAGGCTGGACGCGCTCCGTCTGCCGACCCCCTGAGGACCCATGCTCCGCATGATGCTGCGCCCGCGCTGGGTGCTCGCGCTCATCGCCGCGCTCGCCGTGGCCGGCGGGTTCGCGCTGCTCAGCCAGTGGCAGGTCGACCGCGCGGTCGAGCAGGCCGTCGTCGACGACCGGCCGACCGAGGAGGTCCGCCCCTTCGCCGATGTCGTGGCCGAGCCCGACGCGCCCACGGAGCAGGATGCGACCGGTCAGATGGTCGAGGTGCGCGGGCGGTTCGTCGCGGGCGACACGGTGCTCGTCGACGGTCGGCTGAACGACGGCGTCGCGGGCACGTGGGTGGTCGCGCACCTGGATGTCACGGATGCCTCGCCCGGGGGTCTGCCGGTCGCGCTCGGGTGGGCGGCGGACCGCGCCGACGCCGAGCGGGCGCGCGACGCGTTCGACGCGGAGGTCGCCGCGGCTGCCGATGCGGACGCCGCCGAGGTGACGGTCACGGGCCGCTTCCTTCCGAGCGAGGCGCCGATCCTTCCCGACGAGGGCGGCGACCCGTACGCGATGCAGACCGTCGCGGTGGCCCAGCTCGTCAACCTGTGGGCCGACTTCGACGACCGCCCCGCGTACTTCGGATACGTCACGAGCCAGCAGCCGCTGGTCGACGGCCTCGACGCGATCTCGTCGCCGCCGCCCGAGCAGCAGACCGAGCTGAACTGGCTCAACGTGTTCTACGCGATCGAGTGGGTCGTGTTCGCGGGCTTCGCGATCTTCCTGTGGTGGCGGCTCGTGAAGGACGCCGTCGAGCGCGAGCGCGAAGAGGCCGAGCTCGAGGCATCCGAGCGCTCAGCAACGGCCCGGTAGACTCGTACCCATGCCCCTCGAGCCGAAACTCGCCGATCTGCCGCGCATCCGCGGGGCGCTCAAGTTCTATGTCGTCTGCTCGACCATCACGGGCGTCATGCTGCTGCTCCTGTGCGCCGAGATGATCGTCAAGTACGGCCTCGGGTACGAGCTCTTCGGCTTCGGGCCGGCGGGCTTCCTGACCTTCGCCCCGGTCGTCCAGGGCCCCGAGGGGCTCGAGTCCTCGGGCGTCGGCGTCAACCTGTCGACGGGCATCCTCATCGCCCACGGCTGGTTCTACGTGCTCTACCTCTTCAGCTGCTTCCGCCTGTGGAGCCTCATGCGCTGGCAGGCGCTCCGACTGCTGCTCCTCGCCGCGGGCGGCGTCGTGCCGTTCCTGTCGTTCTTCCTCGAGGCGCGCATCGGCCGCGAGGTGCGCGCGTACCTCGCGAAGCGCGAGGTGGATGCCTCGGTGTCGACCGGCCCCGACCAGACCACCCCGACCAGCCCACCGTGGAGGCCGCCCAGTGAGTGCAGAGCCCGTGAACGCCGAGACCGCGACCAGCCAGACCGAGCACCGTCCCGTCCTCGTCGTCGACTTCGGCGCACAGTACGCGCAGCTCATCGCGCGGCGCGTGCGCGAGGCATCCGTCTACTCCGAGATCGTGCCGCACACGATCACGGCCGACGAGGTGCGTGCGCTCGACCCGATCGGCATCGTGCTGTCGGGCGGCCCGAGCTCGGTCTACGAAGAGGGCGCCCCGTCGCTCGACCCGGGCATCCTCGAGCTCGGCGTGCCGACGCTCGGCATCTGCTACGGCTTCCAGGTCATGGCGCAGCAGCTCGGCGGCGAGGTCGCGCACACGGGCGCGCGCGAGTACGGCGCGACCGATGCGAAGGTCGTGGATGTCTCGGGCAACCCCCTTCTCGCCGACCAGCCCGCCGCGCAGACGGTGTGGATGAGCCACGGCGACTCGGTGTCGCGTGCGCCCGAGGGCTTCGAGGTGCTCGCCTCGACCGAGGGCACGCCCGTCGCGGCGTTCGGCAACGACGAGAAGAAGTTCTACGGCGTGCAGTGGCACCCCGAGGTGAAGCACTCCGAGTACGGCCAGAGCGTGCTCGAGAACTTCCTGCACCGGGCCGCGGGCATCCCCGCCGACTGGAACCCGGGCAACGTCATCGCCGAGCAGGTCGAGCGCATCCGCGCGCAGGTCGGCTCCGCGCGGGTCATCGCGGGGCTCTCGGGCGGCGTCGACTCGGCCGTCGCGGCGGCGCTCGTGCACAAGGCGGTCGGCGACCAGCTCGTGTGCGTGTTCGTCGACCACGGCCTCCTCCGCAAGGGCGAGCGCGAGCAGGTCGAGACCGACTACGTCGCGGCGACCGGCATCCGGCTCGTCACGGTCGACGCGGCCGACACGTTCCTCGACGCGCTCGCCGGGGTCAGCGACCCCGAGACGAAGCGCAAGATCATCGGCCGCGAGTTCATCCGCGCGTTCGAGCAGGCCGAGCGCGACCTCATCGCCGAGGCCGCGGCCGACGGCGAGCCGATCAAGTTCCTCGTGCAGGGCACGCTGTACCCCGACGTCGTCGAGTCGGGCGGCGGCACGGGCACGGCCAACATCAAGAGCCACCACAACGTCGGCGGCCTTCCCGAAGACCTGCAGTTCGAGCTCGTCGAGCCGCTCCGCACCCTCTTCAAAGACGAGGTGCGCGCGATCGGCCGCGAGCTCGGCCTCCCGCACGAGATCGTCGGGCGCCAGCCGTTTCCGGGGCCGGGCCTCGGCATCCGCATCGTGGGCGAGGTCACCCGTGATCGTCTCGATCTGCTCCGCGAAGCCGATGCCATCGCGCGCGAAGAGCTGACCGCGGCGGGCCTCGACGACGACATCTGGCAGTGCCCCGTCGTGCTCCTCGCCGACGTGCGCTCGGTGGGCGTGCAGGGCGACGGCCGCACCTACGGCCACCCCATCGTGCTGCGTCCCGTTTCGTCGGAGGACGCCATGACGGCCGACTGGACGCGCCTGCCCTACGACGTCCTCGCGAAGATCTCGAACCGGATCACGAACGAGGTGCGCGAGGTCAACCGCGTCGTGCTCGACGTCACCTCGAAGCCGCCGGGGACGATCGAGTGGGAGTGAGCGCGTCGCTCACGTGACGAAGGGCGCGGGCCGCAAGGTCCGCGCCCTTCGGCGTTCGCGGAGGCCGGCCGCCGAGCGCTCGAATTCCCCCTGCCGCTCGCGCCCCCCACCTGGCAGGATGGCGACATGGTGGCTGTTCAGAATTCGAAACTGACCGTCGTCGGCGCCGGGGCGTCGGCACCAGCCTCGCCTTCGCGGCACTCATCCGCGGATCGGCGAACGAAGTCGCGCTCTACGACATCGCGAAGGCGAAGGTCGAGGCCGAAGTGCTCGACCTCGCGCACGGCACGCAGTTCACCCAGTCGTCGATCATCGGAGGAGACGATCCGGCGGTCATCGAGGGGTCGAACATCATCGTCATCACGGCGGGTGCGAAGCAGCAACCCGGCCAGACGCGCATGGACCTCGTCGGCACGAACGTCAAGATCCTCGAGGGCATGCTGCCCGTGCTCCTCGAGCGGGCGCCCGACGCGACGATCATCCTCGTCTCGAACCCCGTCGACGTGCTCACGCTCGCGGCGCAGAAGATCACGGGTCTGCCGACGAACCGCGTGTTCGGGTCGGGCACCGTGCTCGACACGTCGCGGTTCCGGTGGCTCCTCGCCAAGCGTGCGGGGGTCTCGACGTCGAGCGTGCACGCCGACATTGTGGGCGAGCACGGCGACACCGAGTTCCCCCTGTGGTCGAACGCGCGCATCGGCGCGATCCCGATCGAGGAGTGGGGCGGCGGCGACGTCTTCAGCCACGACGAGTTCGACGACATCGCGCACGAGGTGCGCACGGCCGCGTACAAGGTCATCGAGGGCAAGGGCGCCACGAACTACGCGATCGGCATCTCGGCGGCGCGCATCGTCGAGGCGGTCGTCAACGACGAGCGTGCGGTGCTGCCGGTCAGCACGGTGTTCTCGGGCATGTACGGCCTCAACGACGTCGCCCTCTCGGTTCCGAGCATCGTCGGCGCCGACGGCGCGGTCGCGCTCCCCGAGACGCCGTTCTCCGACGAGGAGCTCGGGCTGCTGCAGGCGTCGGGCGCCGCGATCCGCGAGGTCGCCGACTCGGTCGGCATCTGAGTCCGTCGCGCGCCGGTCGGCCGAGGCCGACGGCGGGCGCGCGGCAGAGACATCCGGATTGCTTCGAAGAAATCCGCGCGCCGTGTCGATCCCGCGGCTTCCCGTTCGACGTTCTGAGTGAGAGGGTCGAGACGCGACCCCGGACGAGGAGACTCCCATGACCAAGTACATGCTCATCATGCGCGCCGACGAGCGCGCCGCGGCCGCCTACGCGACCATGCCGTTCGAAGAGGTCATCGCCGCGATGGGCCGCTACAACGAATCGATGATGAACGCGGGGGTGCTCCTCACGGGCGACGGGCTCTCCGACGCGAGCGAGGGCGCCGTCGTCGACTTCGAGGGCGAGACCCCGCTCGTGACCGACGGCCCCTACGGCGAGCTCCGCGAACTCTTCAACGGGTTCTGGATGATCGAGACCGCCACGAAGGAAGAGGCGATCGAGTGGGCCAAGCGCGCCCCGCTCACGACGGGCAACTTCATCGAGGTGCGGCGCGTGAACGGCGTCGAGGACTTCCCGCAGGACAACGAGTGGATCCAGAAGCAGGCCGGCTGGCGCGAGGAGCAGGAGCAGCGCGCGGCGCAGGGCTGAGCGCGGCGCACGACTGACATGACGGATGCCTCGGGGTCGCCGCCTGCCCCTGAGCGGGTCGACGGGGGCGAGCCCGAGGCATCCGCGCGCGCCGAGGCATCCGCCCGCCGCGCCGTCGAGGCCGTGTGGCGCATCGAGTCCGCGCGCATC comes from the Agromyces protaetiae genome and includes:
- a CDS encoding GuaB3 family IMP dehydrogenase-related protein; protein product: MEIEIGRSKRGRRVYAFDDIAIVPSRRTRDPEDVSVSWSIDAYQFDIPFLAAPMDSVVSPQTAIMIGQLGGLGVLDLEGLWTRYEDPEPVLAEIRELWPENATARMQELYSEPIKPELVTQRLAEIRAAGVTVAGALSPQRTQELYETVVAAGVDLFVIRGTTVSAEHVSKQHEPLNLKKFIYELDVPVIVGGAATYTAALHLMRTGAAGVLVGFGGGAASTTRAALGIHAPMATAVADVAGARRDYLDESGGRYVHVIADGGLGASGDIVKAIACGADAVMLGAALARATDAPGGGWHWGAEAHHPKLPRGQRVQVGQVAPLEEILYGPAPGADGTANLVGALRKSMATTGYSDLKEFQRVEVVVAPYQGV
- a CDS encoding glycerol-3-phosphate dehydrogenase/oxidase; its protein translation is MATQNTAPKRTPKAAANAEPNAAAKARQKSVARSTKLGPEERAAAISRLKEKELDILVVGAGIVGAGAALDAVTRGLSTGLLEARDFASGTSSRSSKLIHGGIRYLEQLDFHLVREALIERGLLLQRIAPHLVKPVRFLYPLKKRVTERFYVGAGMMLYDIFSYTGPLRPGVPHHRHLSKRQVLRASPSISSNFLVGGLTYYDAQMDDARYVSTLARTASSYGAHVASRVNVEGFIKVGERVVGVRAHDLETGERFEVRAKQVVNATGVWTDDTQRMVGERGTFKVRASKGVHLVVPRDRFQSNSGFSSAPRRACCSSSRGAATGSSARPTPTGTSTRRTPPRRPPTSTTSSSTSTRCSPCRSRAKTSRACTRASARSSRARATRRRSSLVSTSSPTRCRGSSSSRAASSRPIG
- a CDS encoding glycerol-3-phosphate dehydrogenase C-terminal domain-containing protein: MAKDAIDAAADALDGRVPASVTENIPLLGAEGYLAAWNKRAKIARAFDVHKVRIEHLLNRFGTLTDDLLDLIRNDPSLGEPLPGADDYLGAEVVYAASHEGALHLDDVLARRTRISIEAWDRGVSAAPVAAKLMGRVLGWDASREQLEVERYLQRVEAERASQLQPDDESADRVRLEAPDIVKVD
- a CDS encoding SURF1 family cytochrome oxidase biogenesis protein, which encodes MMLRPRWVLALIAALAVAGGFALLSQWQVDRAVEQAVVDDRPTEEVRPFADVVAEPDAPTEQDATGQMVEVRGRFVAGDTVLVDGRLNDGVAGTWVVAHLDVTDASPGGLPVALGWAADRADAERARDAFDAEVAAAADADAAEVTVTGRFLPSEAPILPDEGGDPYAMQTVAVAQLVNLWADFDDRPAYFGYVTSQQPLVDGLDAISSPPPEQQTELNWLNVFYAIEWVVFAGFAIFLWWRLVKDAVEREREEAELEASERSATAR
- the guaA gene encoding glutamine-hydrolyzing GMP synthase, giving the protein MPRCRPAPTRPPRPAHRGGRPVSAEPVNAETATSQTEHRPVLVVDFGAQYAQLIARRVREASVYSEIVPHTITADEVRALDPIGIVLSGGPSSVYEEGAPSLDPGILELGVPTLGICYGFQVMAQQLGGEVAHTGAREYGATDAKVVDVSGNPLLADQPAAQTVWMSHGDSVSRAPEGFEVLASTEGTPVAAFGNDEKKFYGVQWHPEVKHSEYGQSVLENFLHRAAGIPADWNPGNVIAEQVERIRAQVGSARVIAGLSGGVDSAVAAALVHKAVGDQLVCVFVDHGLLRKGEREQVETDYVAATGIRLVTVDAADTFLDALAGVSDPETKRKIIGREFIRAFEQAERDLIAEAAADGEPIKFLVQGTLYPDVVESGGGTGTANIKSHHNVGGLPEDLQFELVEPLRTLFKDEVRAIGRELGLPHEIVGRQPFPGPGLGIRIVGEVTRDRLDLLREADAIAREELTAAGLDDDIWQCPVVLLADVRSVGVQGDGRTYGHPIVLRPVSSEDAMTADWTRLPYDVLAKISNRITNEVREVNRVVLDVTSKPPGTIEWE
- a CDS encoding YciI family protein encodes the protein MTKYMLIMRADERAAAAYATMPFEEVIAAMGRYNESMMNAGVLLTGDGLSDASEGAVVDFEGETPLVTDGPYGELRELFNGFWMIETATKEEAIEWAKRAPLTTGNFIEVRRVNGVEDFPQDNEWIQKQAGWREEQEQRAAQG